The following nucleotide sequence is from Deltaproteobacteria bacterium.
TTTCGTTAAAGTCACCCGGGTATCATTCCAGGCGATCCCGCCAGCGACCGGGTCGAAATCGGCCGCGATTAACTCGCTGGGATTGACTCCGTTCCCCTGCTTTTCCCACCAAAGTAACCCTGTATCGAAGTCGCTGCTTTTTTCCTTCTTGGCCCTGGCGAATCGCCCCAATGCCCAATGCCCTAAGCCTTCGGTCAAGGTTACCACGCGCGGATGGATACCCTGGGAGAAACGCACCCGGACCGTTAGACTCCCGGCGGGGGAGGATATTTTAACGCGGTCCCCGTCGCGCAGCCCTCGGGCTCGCCCTGTCCCGGGATTGATCCATAGGGGGTTGTCATGCAGAATTTCGACCAGCCATTTGGCATTGGCCAATCGCAAAGTCATGACGTTAGCCCGGTTCACGGTCAGGATCAATTCGTCCTCTTTGATTCCCTGATGGGTCTGGATCGGAACATAGGCCGGAAGAGCAGGCAGCCCTTTTTCCTGAAGCTTTTTGGAGAAGATTTCGAATTTTCCCGAAGGCGTGGAAAAGCCCTTCTTTTCGTAGGAGCGATATACTGGTTTTGCTGCGGGATCAAACCATACCCCTTCTTTTTTCAGGAGCTCGAACCCTCCGGCCTTAGCAAGCCCCTCAATGCGGGCGGCTGCTTTTCCGATAAAATCCTCGCAACTCGGGTAAGGGAAGGCCTGCGGTAAACCGCCGCCAATCCGCTTGGCCAGCTCGATGAAAGTTTTACCGATGGATTGGGATTTGCCCAAAGGAGGAACCATGGGCTGCCGGATGCTAACGAAGGGAATAAGGTCCATGGCCGGCCGGGATTCTAAATTCCAGCTTTCCAAGTAAGAAGCCATGGGCAGAAGGAG
It contains:
- a CDS encoding molybdopterin-dependent oxidoreductase; the protein is LQQGLYDKEFLARWTNYPLPKLLEHLGQYTPEQAEKVSGVKAADIRRLATEFTQAKPAVALTGRGVSGHQNGVFNERCIALLNAIVGNIDAPGGCCLPRTMDLSEPKGKNAFSSSPQAFAALKEGKAKVEVYFAYMANPAYANPNPAEILPILKDEKRLPFIVVADTHLTETGTVADLLLPMASYLESWNLESRPAMDLIPFVSIRQPMVPPLGKSQSIGKTFIELAKRIGGGLPQAFPYPSCEDFIGKAAARIEGLAKAGGFELLKKEGVWFDPAAKPVYRSYEKKGFSTPSGKFEIFSKKLQEKGLPALPAYVPIQTHQGIKEDELILTVNRANVMTLRLANAKWLVEILHDNPLWINPGTGRARGLRDGDRVKISSPAGSLTVRVRFSQGIHPRVVTLTEGLGHWALGRFARAKKEKSSDFDTGLLWWEKQGNGVNPSELIAADFDPVAGGIAWNDTRVTLTKI